Part of the Triplophysa rosa linkage group LG3, Trosa_1v2, whole genome shotgun sequence genome, caatgagTAAGAAGTTTTAATCGACTGGAGATGTTGCAAATCCGCCTGAAAGagaatgtgtgtctatattgtcttaaTGCACAGTGAGGAGAAGtatttgagtggccaaagaccCTCCAAAGATCACAGATGGAGAATTgcagaaattattttaattttgaggtcacaaagcatttaataaaaataaaggaaaactgcacctccaccaccacaagttgtttgggacactgttcaagaaacaaatctgttgctctcatgcaaaaataaactccaccatattaatttgccatactggaacttcaaccaggactgggtTCGATGGCCATATGAAGTTTTgagtttttttggcagcaaGAACACAAGATAagtttggtgcacacagggataaaaagTGCCCCATATCCACATTTAAATATACTGCCGGAACTTCATTGTTCTGGACCTAattttataccagaggttctgTACATCTTGTTTGTATTAAATaccaacagataaaaaaatcaaaaccggacttgctctgctagaaatCTTATAATGGGTtgtggttagatcttccatcagcacattggttcaaaacaaacatccaaatcaacaaaaaaatgactcactgaacacaaaatcaagatcctgccatatCCATCCCAATTCCCTGACcactatagaaaatgagtgggatgaactgaagTGGCAGCACCgacatttgaaggatctggagaaattctgTATGGAGGAATAGTCTAAGATCACTTGTCATGTATTCTTCAACCTCATCGGACATTATAAGAGAAGACTCAGATCTGTTTTTCTTGCAAATGAAGGTAGCAAAACGAATTAAATGAAGGGGGCTGATAATTGTGGCCagtgtgtattagagaaaaacatttatttcataatgtgaTTTCCCCCTACTTTAAATTGGTTTACTTCAATGAAACATTGGATTTTTgtgattcttttaaataaaagatcaaacggagaaacaatgcagatttgttttcacagcattctttgctcatatttaccaagggggcTAATATTTTTGTCCCCAACTGTATAACGTTAACACCGGTGCATCGAGAATGCCACACTGCAGTCTCAATCTAATTCGATGTGAACACAAGTTGGacatacattattattattattgtgagAAACAACCAGCTGGAGATAAATACGAACGAAAATGTAATGCTTTATTTCTAAAATCTATTGGTATGTAAACGAGAAAAAAACATGCGAAAGACTTCAGATTGCGTTCCAGGCTCGTGTAAGAAGTGGGCGGGGGTGAAACATGTCTCCTTCATAACCCGCTTCTCTGTTGAACCCAAACAAATGTGGCTTCCATTAAGCCCGTCAATCTCTTCACATAAATATTCCACGCTCTAAAGTGTATTATATTTACGACTCGATGGAAACATCGTTAGAAAAATCCATGTTTTTGAGTATTTAGTGTAATTTGGCAGAGCTCCCGCCTCCGAGCTACAATATTTGCTAAAAATGGTCGCGCTTAAGTTAGCCAGCGAATCAATTAACGTTAGTCGTTTTGACAACTAAACAATTAAACAGTTGACAACGGTCGACTCACAATTGGCCCGCCGCCGCTGAGCCTCCCAAATCATGTTTACgcatttaaacatgttttcttttaatgtaattatttgCGTCTGATGGCGTTTGTAACGCTAGCGGCTACAGCTAACAGATGACTTGGTGGTTGTCTCGCGACACCCGCGCTCTGCGTCTCGTAGCTCGCGCTCCGGCGCACGAGCTTCAGTATACGCAAAGGAGCACagaaaaatacaaatgcatATTTAAATAATCTTAATAATTGTAAATAGGGTTTTGTATAAATACGTCATGCTGCAGTTGCACCGTGTTGTATTAATCTGCACGAACAACATGTTCACGCACACAGAGGGGGCGAATCATGAAGACGCGAGATTTCAAAGCGCTGCGACCGTGGCGTAgggttaaatatttatttttgcatgattGTGGTCAAAACAGATTCGGTTAAACACTTACATGACAAGGGTCGCAACGGCACGATCCAGAGATGGTTGTGGATCTGGCCACAGATGCTGAAGCGGCCCGCGCGTGTGTCAGTCGTTGAGTTCTCCGCTGAGTGTGAGTCACAGAACGGCGGACAGATCTTCTACAGCTACTCGGGACGCCATTTCCCGCCTCCTCTCAGAGGGATTCTCGCGAAGGACCCGGATAACGCTGTAGCGCAGCGCGCATGCGCGAACATTTTGGAGGGAGGCTTTCGACTTCTCTCGGCGCTGCCCAAACCGATGAGAACCGATCGGCGTGTGACATCGAAGTAACGCGAGAGTATACATTCTTGTTGAATtttcaaaactgaaaaataaaaacaaatatatcgACGTAATTCTCATAAATTAGGCTGCCTTTAGCCATGATAGgaagttcaaaaatattttaaatatttcaaaataaagagGCATGACTCTGGATTCAATATAAATGTAgattaaatacatatttaaatgcacatttgtcTGTTTGGTTCGGTCAGCTATACTAGTAACTTATGCATAAGGATTACATTTCAAAACAAGCATGTTATAATAGCTAAATAGCACGTGTTGAAGAACAGATCCTGTGTTTCCAAAATAAACACACTGGTATTGATCATCAAAACTCTCTCATCTTCTGATATTCTGGCAAATTTGTTTCTTAACTAGGCTACCTGAAACCTCCCTAAGggatattatatttttaatctttttaagTTAACACAAAATGTTTGGCATCATGTGATTGACTGGCCATTTATCCAGGGTGTTTCCTGCATACAACCTGAGATGCTGATCCAGCTCTCCCTGCGACCCTCGCCTGCAGTGGATTTGGAAAATGGCTTTTTTGCATTGGgtttaaagagaaaaaacacagaTGCAATCAAAtctatgatttattttttatttataaaaatggcaTATGATTAGTATGAAACGcttataaaatgtcattttaatgatCATTATTTATGCATGCCATTTTTTGCCATAGCCAAAATGCTATTAAACATAAAGGCAATTTAAATCAAAACCCAACGATTTAACTAAATGTCACTGCATGCTTCTCTTAATGCTATTAGACATGTATGCATCGACTACCAGAAATAAACAAGCTCCTATCTGGGCCCTTAAGACACAAATATCACAATCTAGAgcattttgttcctttaaatgtgaTATATGTTCCCATGGTTTTCTCTATTTCATCCCCAGATGCATCATGGTCCGGTATGGTCCTGGTCCTCCCCAAACTCCCCTTAAGAATGAAGGGGACCAAAGTCACATCATTTTGGGCATCAGCACATATGAAGGCAACTATacaaatgatccgaacttcatTTGTACTCACTTGAGAAGGCCATGCCAATACAGGTGAGGCATGACATCGGCTTTCATGTGGTACATGATCCTGCTTTCTTTACTTTGGTCCACAGGAAAGGTTTCTAGCGGCTGCCCGTCATAATCAAATTCTGCCAAGATGACGGTGTTGTAGCTTGTGACCAGTGGGCATGAGGTGTAGCCATCATACTAAGAAGTAAAGTATTTTGGAAGTATTATGGAAATGAAAAgaattgtttgtttacatttgaaatattaGTAACAAATCAATTTAGTTtgtgttatttatgtttttagtaaacCTGTATATTTTCATAATAGCATCCTATTCAATTTAGATTGTTTGGCCACCCAAACAAGACTACAGACTTTAAAAATACTGGAAATGGATTGGGAAGGGAAATAATCTAGTCGTATAATATAATCAGCAAGTACGTGACCTTTGAAGTTTATATATAACACACTTACCATCTTGTCTGGTGTCTGTTTCTTCAGAATTCTGCTGACAGTTCGGTCAAGCACTGAAGACTGTGCAGCTGTAGACAAATATAACCAAAAATGATCTTACTGCTCATCACATTTAGCTAAAAGTCTCTCACCAGACAAATTTGTTCCCATCAATAGTGCACAGGACATCACCTCATAAGATACTAAATACTGAAATAGATTTTTACAAGTTTAATTATTAGGTTTTTATACCTACTGCTGCCGCCGTTTTGGATGTTGGTAGATTTGTGCAATCTCCGATACCAAATACGTTTGCGTACTTTTTATGCTGAAGGGTTTCCTTATGTATATCCAACCAACCGGCCGCGTCGTCCAGCGAGGAGCCTTTCAGCACTGCAGGTGGTCCCATCGGAGGTGTTACATGGAGCATCTCATACTACAACCCAAAccgtacagtgagggaaatcattatttgatcccctgctgattttgtaagtttgcctgcttacaaagaaatgaagggtctatcatttttatggtgggttgaTTTTAACTgataggagtactttcttaaagtgacaggactaatctgcggtccatataggcacataaccaatatgtggagccagaattcttgctggttggtaggggatcatatacttatttcactgactgaaatgcaaatcaatttataacctttatataacatttttcccctgattttttaatattctgtctctatcagttaaaataaacccaccataaaaatgatagacccttcatttctttgtaagcaggcaaacttacaaaatcagcaggggatcaaataattatttccctcactgtatgtgaGACACCCAATCTACTGTAAATTTAACAcaactgttgtttttttatttaacagtgGCTACCTTGATAACGTTTGTTTCTCCAGGCTTGTCAAGATTCTCAAAAACGGCTTCTTGTTCGTCCGCCCTGACCTCGATTAGGTTTTGTCTGAGATTTACGTTAAGGTCCCGTTTCTTCACAATCTCCCACAAAGCGTCTGCATATTTTTTGacaccgaacagcactggcaagGAGGTGTTGAATACAATGTTGGCTTTGGACCTTTTTCCTGtctgaaaatgaaacaaaacatgatCATTGGTTATGTCACTGGAGAAGAAGAGAATGATTGAAATGTCTATAGGAAAGTCTAAATTAGTCTACCATGAATCTAATTTTATCCTTagtttttgtgaaatgtttattACTGCATGATGTCTTCATAAACATCACACCTTTCTCAGGAAGGCATCGGAGAGATACATGATCTTTTGAGGAGCTCCTGCACATTTCACAGGGGTGTTCGGGAAAGTGAACAACGCGTTGCCCTCCTTAAAGTTCTTCAGTGCATTCCAGGTCTTGTCCACCGTTTGCAGTGAGTAGTTCGAACCGATTTTGGGATGTTTAAAAGCTTCCGGCAGTC contains:
- the sqor gene encoding sulfide:quinone oxidoreductase, mitochondrial encodes the protein MAGTVRPQLLVSKQYGRAFSVLNSQIHTSYGLASKDHYKVLVLGGGSGGIAMAARIKRKVGAENVAIVEPSEMHYYQPIWTLVGAGAKSVASSGRPTASVIPSGVKWVKSKVAEFDPENNTVRTDSGKKISYDYLIVALGLELHYEKIKGLPEAFKHPKIGSNYSLQTVDKTWNALKNFKEGNALFTFPNTPVKCAGAPQKIMYLSDAFLRKTGKRSKANIVFNTSLPVLFGVKKYADALWEIVKKRDLNVNLRQNLIEVRADEQEAVFENLDKPGETNVIKYEMLHVTPPMGPPAVLKGSSLDDAAGWLDIHKETLQHKKYANVFGIGDCTNLPTSKTAAAVAAQSSVLDRTVSRILKKQTPDKMYDGYTSCPLVTSYNTVILAEFDYDGQPLETFPVDQSKESRIMYHMKADVMPHLYWHGLLKGVWGGPGPYRTMMHLGMK